In Gopherus flavomarginatus isolate rGopFla2 chromosome 1, rGopFla2.mat.asm, whole genome shotgun sequence, a single genomic region encodes these proteins:
- the TMPRSS6 gene encoding transmembrane protease serine 6, producing MPMMEAEEDANIPSEDEPKSKARDCLRYAPLWIVLVLLAGAGVLTWYFLDYRPRHLESTVLQFYSGSLRILNCQYSLDLGRPESRAFWTESAKLQKMLREIIRVTDLDPYYNSSTVYAFGEGSLIFFFWFALQVPESQHKEMTAERVNMTLCRELLSSANGTSRFSYQTEYKVDPDSLVLLESSVKDIVVLKSTLGCYRYSHIRAEEVLRLKGPDYLASSCLWHLRGPKGHMIKLCLEWTLPECRDRLAMYDAAGPLENRLITSFYGCSRQEPMVEVLSSGHVMSVVWKKAMYSYYDPFILTAQAVPSEDCQVNLTLQGGLELQGKINTPHYPSYYSPNTQCTWLMMVPSLDYGVVLWFDAYTLRRQKYDLPCTQGQWIIQNRRLCGLRTLQAYAERIPVASSAGITISFTSQISLTGPGVQAAYSLYNQSDPCPGEFLCSVNGLCVPACDGIKDCPNGLDERNCVCSAKFQCQEDSTCIEFTKVCDRHLDCVNGSDEEQCNEEVPCGPFTYQCADRSCVKKPNPQCDSATDCKDSSDEKHCDCGWQAPLNRIVGGANSVEGEWPWQASLQVRGSHICGGTLIADRWVVSAAHCFQDDSRLASPSIWTVYLGKYFQNVSSQNEVSFKVSRLLLHPYYEEDSHDYDVALLQLDHPVINSPFIQPICLPTHSHLFEPGLRCWITGWGALKEGGQLSNILQKADVQLIQQDICCEAYHYQISPRMLCAGYRKGKKDACQGDSGGPLVCKEPSGRWFLAGLVSWGLGCARPDNYGVYTRITRVLGWMKQTMS from the exons ATGCCCATGATGGAGGCTGAGGAAGATGCAAACATCCCATCTGAGGATGAACCCAAAAGCAAGGCTCGCGACTGTCTGCGCTACGCACCCCTCTGGATAGTCCTTGTGCTGTTGGCTGGAGCTGGAGTGCTGACCTGGTATTTCCTAG ACTACAGACCACGACACTTGGAATCAACCGTCCTGCAGTTCTACTCCGGCAGCCTCCGGATCCTCAATTGTCAGTACTCCCTGGACCTTGGACGGCCAGAATCCAGAGCCTTCTGGACTGAGTCAGCAAAGCTACAGAAGATG CTGAGGGAAATTATTCGTGTCACAGACCTGGATCCATATTACAACTCCAGCACAGTATATGCCTTCGG GGAGGGGTCCCTGATCTTCTTCTTCTGGTTCGCCCTTCAAGTCCCCGAGAGTCAGCACAAGGAGATGACTGCTGAGAGGGTGAACATGACTCTCTGCAGAGAGCTTCTCTCCAGTGCCAACGGTACAAGCCGCTTCTCCTACCAGACAGAGTACAAGGTTGATCCAGACTCTCTGGTTCTGCTGG AATCCAGTGTGAAAGACATAGTAGTGCTGAAATCCACTCTGG GTTGCTACAGGTACAGCCACATCAGGGCAGAGGAAGTCCTCAGGCTGAAGGGCCCTGACTACTTGGCCTCCAGTTGTCTTTGGCACCTCCGTGGTCCCAAAGGCCACATGATCAAACTATGTCTGGAGTGGACCCTCCCGGAGTGCAGGGACCGGCTGGCCATGTATGATGCGGCCGGGCCACTGGAGAACCGTCTCATCACCTC ATTCTATGGCTGCAGCCGTCAGGAGCCCATGGTGGAAGTTCTTTCTTCGGGTCATGTCATGTCCGTGGTATGGAAGAAAGCGATGTACAGCTACTACGATCCTTTCATCCTCACTGCCCAGGCTGTGCCATCTGAAG ACTGCCAGGTGAATCTAACACTGCAGGGAGGCCTGGAACTGCAGGGGAAGATCAACACTCCACACTACCCGAGCTACTACTCGCCCAACACACAGTGCACCTGGCTCATGATg GTCCCATCTCTTGACTATGGAGTTGTCCTATGGTTTGATGCCTACACACTGAGGAGACAGAAGTATGATCTGCCATGTACTCAAGGCCAGTGGATTATTCAGAACAGAAG GTTGTGTGGCCTGCGGACCCTGCAAGCCTATGCTGAGCGAATTCCTGTTGCGTCTTCTGCCGGCATCACCATCAGCTTCACCTCTCAGATCTCCCTAACCGGACCCGGAGTGCAGGCTGCCTACAGCCTCTATAACCAATCCGATC ccTGTCCCGGAGAGTTTCTCTGTTCTGTCAATGGACTGTGCGTCCCAGCCTGTGACGGGATTAAAGACTGTCCCAATGGATTGGATGAGAGAAACTGTG TGTGCTCGGCGAAGTTCCAGTGTCAGGAGGACAGCACTTGCATAGAGTTCACCAAGGTCTGTGACCGACACCTGGACTGCGTCAATGGGAGCGACGAGGAGCAGTGCAATGAAG AAGTCCCCTGTGGGCCTTTCACTTACCAGTGTGCAGACAGGAGCTGTGTGAAGAAACCCAACCCTCAATGTGACTCCGCCACTGACTGCAAGGACTCATCTGATGAGAAGCACTGTG ACTGTGGCTGGCAGGCCCCTCTGAACCGGATTGTGGGTGGTGCCAATTCCGTAGAAGGGGAGTGGCCGTGGCAGGCTAGCCTGCAGGTCCGCGGGAGCCATATTTGCGGTGGAACGCTGATTGCCGATCGGTGGGTGGTCTCAGCTGCTCACTGCTTCCAGGATGACAG TAGATTGGCTTCCCCGTCCATCTGGACTGTCTACCTGGGCAAGTACTTTCAGAACGTCAGCAGCCAGAATGAGGTGTCCTTCAAGGTGAGCCGCCTCCTCCTGCACCCGTACTATGAGGAGGACAGTCACGACTACGACGTGGCCCTGCTCCAGCTTGACCACCCAGTTATCAACTCGCCTTTCATTCAGCCCATCTGCTTGCCCACCCACTCCCACCTCTTTGAACCTGGCCTCCGTTGCTGGATCACCGGATGGGGGGCTCTCAAGGAAGGAG GGCAACTGAGTAACATCCTGCAGAAGGCAGATGTGCAGCTGATCCAGCAGGACATCTGCTGTGAGGCCTATCACTACCAGATCTCTCCCAGAATGCTCTGTGCCGGCTACCGCAAGGGCAAGAAGGATGCCTGCCAG